One genomic segment of Pseudomonadota bacterium includes these proteins:
- the nuoF gene encoding NADH-quinone oxidoreductase subunit NuoF — protein MNLTVFEPLKFKESWRLENYLKIGGYDAWKKILAEKPARLAVVDQVKASGLRGRGGAGFPTGTKWSFMPREATMQKYAVCNSDESEPGTCHDRDILRFNPHSLIEGMAIGGYCMNATVGYNYIRGEFLGEPVPRFEAALKEAYAAGLLGKNILGSGVDFDLYTAVGAGAYICGEETALLDSLEGKQGKPRFKPPFPAAYGLYGAPTTINNTQSYAAVPTILRKGPEWFAKLGVTNAGGTAIFSVSGHVEKPGNYELPMGIPFAELLEIAGGMKGGRKLKACIPGGSSVYVLPAEKIMAANMDYDSLKAAGSSVGSAAVIVMDETTCMVKVLERLSRFYQSESCGQCTPCREGTGWMNRLIRRIMAGQGEKKDLQLLVDVAGRIEGHTICALGDAAAWPVQSFMKHFRHEFEYMIDNGGRSIVDDPAKRAA, from the coding sequence ATGAACCTCACGGTGTTCGAGCCGTTGAAGTTCAAGGAATCCTGGAGGCTCGAGAATTACCTCAAGATCGGCGGCTACGACGCGTGGAAAAAAATCCTCGCCGAGAAGCCGGCGCGGCTCGCCGTCGTCGACCAGGTGAAGGCTTCGGGTCTGCGCGGCCGCGGCGGCGCGGGTTTCCCGACCGGCACGAAGTGGAGCTTCATGCCGCGCGAGGCCACGATGCAGAAGTACGCCGTGTGCAACTCCGACGAATCCGAGCCCGGCACCTGCCACGATCGCGACATCCTGCGTTTCAATCCGCATTCGTTGATCGAAGGCATGGCCATCGGCGGCTACTGCATGAACGCCACGGTGGGTTACAACTACATCCGCGGCGAGTTCCTCGGCGAACCCGTGCCGCGTTTCGAAGCGGCGCTGAAGGAAGCCTATGCGGCCGGATTGTTAGGCAAGAACATTCTCGGCTCGGGCGTCGATTTCGATCTGTACACCGCGGTAGGCGCGGGCGCGTACATCTGCGGCGAAGAAACCGCGCTGCTCGATTCGCTCGAAGGCAAGCAGGGCAAGCCGCGCTTCAAACCGCCGTTCCCCGCCGCCTACGGTTTGTACGGCGCGCCGACCACGATCAACAACACGCAGAGTTACGCGGCGGTGCCGACCATCCTGCGCAAGGGCCCGGAGTGGTTTGCGAAGCTCGGCGTCACGAATGCGGGCGGCACAGCCATCTTCTCGGTGTCGGGCCACGTCGAAAAACCGGGCAATTACGAATTGCCGATGGGTATTCCGTTCGCCGAGCTGTTGGAGATCGCCGGCGGCATGAAAGGCGGGCGCAAGCTCAAGGCCTGTATCCCCGGTGGCTCGTCGGTGTACGTATTGCCGGCCGAAAAGATCATGGCCGCGAACATGGACTATGACTCGCTCAAGGCTGCGGGATCATCGGTAGGCTCCGCCGCGGTCATCGTGATGGACGAGACCACCTGCATGGTGAAGGTGCTCGAGCGCCTGTCGCGTTTTTATCAAAGTGAATCCTGCGGCCAGTGCACGCCGTGCCGCGAAGGTACGGGCTGGATGAACCGTCTGATCCGCCGGATCATGGCCGGACAGGGCGAGAAGAAAGATCTGCAGTTGCTGGTGGACGTCGCGGGCCGCATCGAAGGCCACACCATCTGCGCGCTCGGCGACGCCGCCGCGTGGCCGGTGCAGAGCTTCATGAAGCACTTCCGTCATGAATTCGAATACATGATCGACAACGGCGGTCGCAGCATCGTCGACGATCCGGCCAAGAGGGCCGCATGA
- the nuoG gene encoding NADH-quinone oxidoreductase subunit NuoG, with translation MSAVPPVTPPAAPPSDVVNVEVDGKSCQGKKGQMIIHVTDAQNAYVPRFCYHDKLPIAANCRMCLVEVEKAPKPLPACATPIGEGMKIFTKSPKAIGAQKATMEFLLINHPLDCPICDQGGECELQDLAMGFGRDMARFNERKRVVKDKDIGPLVSTDMTRCIHCTRCVRFGQDIAGIQELGTTGRGEHMEIGTYVERAVEHELSGNIIDLCPVGALNSKPFRYRARSWEMTQAALISPHDGVGTNLFGHVLRGKLMRVVPRPNDAINETWIADRDRYSYEGIYSADRLDGPMVREDGEWKRVSWEVALETAAKALKGAGAELATLASSSATVEELYLLGKLTRALGSANIDHRLRQADFRDQSADPAAPGLGGLAIAAIDQLDALLVVGSNLRREAPVLAHRVRKAAKRGAKISFLNPTRFDYLFPVAAYLESSPAKQIADLAAIYTACLDGAAAPKHLATLVAGAQANVGHRAIAAALKSGQKRAIWLGALALRHPAYADLRAVAAAIAVATGATLGTLAEGGNSAGAYLAGAVPHREPGGVAAASAGKNAREMFAQPQKAYLLFGGAEPWADGLGPDAIKALGGAGFVVAATPYADETLKSVAHVLLPISTFVETSGTYVNLEGLWQSFTGAAKPLGEARPGWKVLRVLGNLAAVADFDYQSSEEIREEARALCGGVVAASYQGSHESKVSDVDARVIDVPMYSIDAVLRRAPSLQRTKEGKLAAVVYGSQGT, from the coding sequence ATGAGCGCAGTCCCTCCCGTCACTCCGCCGGCAGCGCCGCCTTCCGACGTCGTCAACGTCGAAGTCGATGGCAAGTCCTGCCAGGGCAAGAAAGGCCAGATGATCATCCACGTCACGGACGCGCAGAACGCGTACGTGCCGCGCTTCTGCTACCACGACAAACTACCCATCGCGGCCAATTGCCGCATGTGCCTGGTCGAAGTCGAGAAGGCGCCGAAGCCGCTGCCGGCCTGCGCCACGCCCATCGGCGAAGGCATGAAGATCTTCACCAAGTCGCCGAAGGCCATCGGGGCCCAGAAAGCGACCATGGAATTCCTGCTCATCAATCATCCGCTCGACTGCCCGATCTGCGACCAGGGCGGTGAGTGCGAGCTGCAGGACCTCGCCATGGGTTTCGGCCGTGACATGGCGCGGTTCAACGAACGCAAACGCGTGGTGAAGGACAAGGACATCGGCCCGCTGGTTTCCACCGACATGACGCGCTGCATTCATTGCACGCGCTGCGTGCGTTTCGGCCAGGACATCGCGGGCATCCAGGAGCTCGGCACCACCGGCCGCGGCGAGCACATGGAGATCGGCACGTACGTGGAACGCGCCGTCGAACACGAACTGTCGGGCAACATCATCGACCTGTGCCCGGTCGGCGCGCTCAACTCCAAGCCGTTCCGGTATCGCGCGCGTTCCTGGGAAATGACCCAGGCTGCGCTGATTTCGCCGCATGACGGCGTGGGTACGAACCTCTTCGGTCACGTGTTGCGCGGCAAGTTGATGCGCGTGGTGCCGCGTCCGAATGACGCCATCAACGAGACCTGGATCGCCGATCGCGATCGCTACAGCTACGAAGGCATTTATTCTGCCGATCGGCTTGATGGTCCGATGGTGCGCGAAGACGGCGAATGGAAACGCGTCAGCTGGGAAGTCGCCCTCGAGACGGCTGCCAAGGCGCTGAAGGGCGCGGGCGCGGAGCTCGCGACACTGGCCAGCAGCTCGGCGACGGTCGAGGAGCTCTACCTGCTCGGCAAGCTCACGCGCGCGCTGGGCTCGGCCAACATCGATCATCGCCTGCGCCAGGCAGATTTCCGCGACCAGTCCGCTGATCCCGCGGCGCCAGGTCTCGGCGGCTTGGCCATCGCCGCCATCGACCAGCTCGATGCGTTGCTGGTCGTCGGCTCCAACCTGCGGCGTGAAGCGCCGGTGCTCGCGCATCGCGTGCGCAAGGCCGCGAAGCGTGGCGCGAAAATTTCCTTCCTGAACCCGACCCGGTTCGATTACCTGTTCCCGGTTGCCGCGTATCTCGAGTCTTCCCCGGCCAAGCAGATCGCGGACCTCGCGGCTATCTACACGGCCTGCCTCGATGGCGCCGCGGCGCCGAAACACCTGGCGACACTGGTTGCCGGTGCGCAGGCCAATGTGGGCCATCGCGCCATTGCGGCCGCGCTCAAGTCCGGACAGAAGCGCGCGATCTGGCTCGGCGCGCTGGCGCTGCGCCATCCGGCCTATGCGGATCTGCGCGCCGTCGCGGCCGCCATCGCCGTGGCGACCGGCGCGACGCTTGGCACCTTGGCCGAAGGCGGCAATTCCGCAGGTGCGTATCTCGCGGGCGCCGTGCCGCATCGCGAGCCGGGCGGCGTCGCCGCCGCCAGCGCCGGCAAAAATGCGCGCGAGATGTTTGCGCAGCCACAGAAAGCCTATCTACTGTTCGGTGGCGCCGAGCCCTGGGCCGACGGCCTGGGTCCGGATGCCATCAAGGCGCTGGGCGGCGCGGGTTTCGTCGTGGCCGCCACGCCGTATGCCGACGAGACGCTCAAGTCTGTCGCCCACGTGTTGCTGCCGATTTCCACGTTTGTCGAAACTTCGGGCACCTACGTGAACCTCGAAGGCTTGTGGCAGAGCTTCACCGGTGCGGCGAAGCCGTTGGGCGAGGCGCGCCCGGGCTGGAAGGTGCTGCGGGTGCTCGGCAATCTCGCCGCCGTTGCGGATTTCGACTACCAATCGTCCGAAGAAATACGCGAGGAAGCGCGCGCCTTGTGCGGTGGAGTCGTCGCGGCTTCGTACCAGGGCTCGCATGAGTCGAAGGTGAGCGACGTCGATGCGCGCGTGATCGACGTGCCCATGTATTCGATCGATGCCGTGCTGCGCCGCGCGCCCTCGTTGCAACGTACGAAGGAAGGCAAACTCGCCGCCGTGGTGTACGGGAGCCAGGGCACGTGA